A window of the Serratia sarumanii genome harbors these coding sequences:
- a CDS encoding DUF2000 domain-containing protein — protein MYSDNEKKFYIILNRNHEPATLFNASCHLTAGITDLIEQRQFHHYPSSLDGVSANMSHYPIVILQAKNSSQLSNLILKCKEEGVLSNFFTTTMLSHSAEQQIADTANTPYEQLDFVAVALYGDAEQLKPLTKKFSVYR, from the coding sequence ATGTACAGCGACAACGAGAAAAAGTTTTATATCATCCTCAACCGCAATCACGAACCGGCCACGCTGTTTAACGCTTCCTGCCATCTGACGGCGGGCATCACCGATCTGATCGAACAGCGCCAGTTTCACCACTACCCGAGCAGCCTCGACGGCGTCAGCGCCAATATGAGCCACTATCCGATAGTGATCCTGCAGGCTAAAAACAGCAGCCAGCTCAGCAACCTGATCCTCAAATGCAAGGAGGAGGGCGTACTGTCCAACTTCTTCACCACCACCATGCTGTCGCACTCCGCCGAACAGCAGATCGCCGACACCGCCAACACCCCTTACGAACAACTGGATTTCGTGGCGGTGGCGCTCTACGGCGACGCCGAACAGCTTAAGCCGCTGACCAAGAAGTTCTCCGTCTACCGCTGA
- a CDS encoding GFA family protein has protein sequence MPFQGSCHCGAVTFSVDAELPTEALSCNCSICRRKGLLLSFFPISAFTLNSGQDQLSAYTFNQHKIRHQFCRVCGAQPFAYGTAPDGAAMCAVNLRCVPDVALDALQIHSYDGASI, from the coding sequence ATGCCATTCCAGGGAAGCTGCCACTGCGGCGCCGTCACCTTCTCCGTGGACGCCGAACTGCCCACCGAGGCCCTCAGCTGCAACTGTTCGATCTGCCGCCGCAAAGGGCTGCTGCTGTCGTTCTTCCCCATCAGCGCTTTCACGCTCAACAGCGGCCAGGACCAGCTCAGCGCCTACACCTTCAATCAGCACAAGATCCGCCATCAGTTCTGCCGAGTCTGCGGCGCTCAGCCCTTCGCCTACGGCACCGCGCCGGACGGCGCCGCGATGTGCGCCGTCAACCTGCGCTGCGTGCCTGACGTCGCGCTGGATGCGTTGCAGATCCACAGTTACGACGGCGCCAGCATCTGA